A window of Alkalinema sp. FACHB-956 genomic DNA:
CTATACAACGACTGAGGATGAGCAACTGACGGAGTTTGCCGCGGCCCTAGACACCAGCCACGATGTGCTGGATACCCTGCGACTCACGTTGTGCGATTTAGAAACCCAAACGGCCAGTCCATTGGTGGCTGCGGAAGGCAGTGTCGCCAGTGGACTGCAACCGCCCCAGCACCGGGAAGATTTACTGCAACCCGTTCGGACTTGGCTGGATGGTATGGAGGTGGATGATCCGAAGGTGGCGCGCTTCCTCTGTAAGTTGATTCCGTCCCAATGTCCCTTTGAACGGGATGTGGTGTTATTTGGCAAAAAAATTGTCCACATTCCTCCGATGTGTAAGGTGAATCCGTTGTATGAGCAGTTGGTGGGGTTGCGGTTCCGGGCGTTGTCCTTTTTGGCCGATCGCTGCGGGGAAGACGTCACTCCGTATATCTAGCCAAATCTTGAACCAACTCGCAGATAGTTACATAGAATGACCGATCGCGTTGCTTCCCTCCCTTTAATCTTGGCTGGCCCGATTCTCCAGCATACGGATCCTGAGTCAGTGACGGTTTGGGTGGCCCTGAAAGCCCCTCGCCAAGTGACCCTACGGATTTATGCAACCTCGCAAAATGGTGCTGGGATTGAGTCGTTACGGATGGAGGGGCAACGATCGACGGTACCCTTGGGGCAATTCCTCCATGTGGTGGCGGTGACGGCGACGAGTACGGTTGGGGATCAAGTGAGCGATCGGGCGACAGGTTCGTTAAAAGCCGGTGAAGTTTATGCCTACGATTTGGATTTTCAGCCCCTAGACTCCCCGGAAGGTGGGATTTCACCGAACCTAC
This region includes:
- a CDS encoding Mo-dependent nitrogenase C-terminal domain-containing protein; the protein is MTRRKGSIAMTMVNSSANSGTYTDAQIELWLRGLLTLAWADGDFDESEKQLIASLTHHEITADESAKIFQPVQPEDLKAAFGSDKALAENFLRTAVMVALSDGTYTTTEDEQLTEFAAALDTSHDVLDTLRLTLCDLETQTASPLVAAEGSVASGLQPPQHREDLLQPVRTWLDGMEVDDPKVARFLCKLIPSQCPFERDVVLFGKKIVHIPPMCKVNPLYEQLVGLRFRALSFLADRCGEDVTPYI